The Thalassotalea sp. LPB0316 nucleotide sequence GAAATCATTGAGCTGTTGGCCAAAGACAAGATACCTGGCATTCCAAGAGATCCCGATACCCTTGCGGACATCCTCATTGAGCGAGGATTGGCCACTAAATCCGCCTCAAATGAGCGATATGAAAGCTTTGCCCCTGAAGTGCTGATCAAAGACGGCAAGCCAATCTGGCTACCCATGCTGCATATATCTGAGGCCGATTTATTGTTCAGCTCGAATGTACCAAGTGGTGTGACACTGTTTAACAAATCTGAGTGGGAAGCAACGCAGCAAACACAAGCAGAACCTCAGAGTCGTTCCAGTGAGCATCCAGACTTACCTGAAGCGTCATCATCAATTGAACTCAATAATTCGACTGAGTCGCCATCGACAAAACCGTCCGAACAAGATGATGAACTTCGTCATGCCAGTGATGTTAGTACCCCCCAGGCAACTGAAAATGCCCCAGGTGATGAATGCGAAAAGCCTAACAATTCATATGATGGCGCTATCTCAAATAACGTAAACCAGCAAGATGCAGAGGCATTGAATCTCCCTGAATCTTTGGCGTGGTTCCCAGAGGCCAGCAGTGCGTTGATTATGGTTGGTGAACAGCTTCTGATCCGCTATCCCGATGCCGTAAGACCTTGGTGTGCACCCCGAAAACTGCTTGCTGAACTCAGTCGGTTAGATTGGCTTGAACTAGATCCGGCAAACCCGACGCGTAAAGCCAGAACTGTGACTACAAATGATGGAGTTCAGGAGCAAGGGTTACTGCTGAAGGTATCGATTTCTAAAGGGCTAACTGCACTGATAGACCTTTCCAAACAAGACGCAGAATCAGTGACAGCAATTCAGAACAAAGAGGCTTCACAGCGTCCGAGTCGAATTAATATAACCAATGCCCAAGCAAAAGAGCCCGCCACAAGAGCGGAGCGTAAGCAAAAGCCGATTGCGGCCAATGCGAACTCAAGTACAGACCCCAAACACGCGCAGCGGCAACAGATGGTTAGTTTTGTGAAAGATTTGCCCATCTTACTGACCGATGGCGATTACCCAGACGTGGATCATAGTGCCGATGGTATTCGCGTCACGATTCAAACCTTACGCCAAGTCGCCAATGCACATGGCATTCCAGCCGGACAGCTGCTTCGGGGGATCTCGGCCAGTGACCAATGCCAGTTTGATGAGGGGGAAACGGTTCTGTTTACCG carries:
- the mobH gene encoding MobH family relaxase, which encodes MFKNLFFQAKAIPELSSQLDADIPRYPPFLKGLPAASPEDLQSTQDELIAKLRQVLGFNQRDFQRLIQPCIDHLAAYVHLLPASEHHHHSGAGGLLRHSLEVAFWAAQAAEGIIFVASGTPVEKKELEPRWRVAAALGGLFHDIGKPVSDLSITDEDGCYQWNPFLETLSQWATNNRIERYFIRWRDGRCKRHEQFSILVLNRVMTPELLAWLTQPGPEILQAMLEAIGNTDPEHVLSKLVIEADQTSVQRDLKAQRISVDDNALGVPVERYLLDAMRRLLASSQWLVNQRDARVWIRKSNQSTHLYLVWKSAAKEIIELLAKDKIPGIPRDPDTLADILIERGLATKSASNERYESFAPEVLIKDGKPIWLPMLHISEADLLFSSNVPSGVTLFNKSEWEATQQTQAEPQSRSSEHPDLPEASSSIELNNSTESPSTKPSEQDDELRHASDVSTPQATENAPGDECEKPNNSYDGAISNNVNQQDAEALNLPESLAWFPEASSALIMVGEQLLIRYPDAVRPWCAPRKLLAELSRLDWLELDPANPTRKARTVTTNDGVQEQGLLLKVSISKGLTALIDLSKQDAESVTAIQNKEASQRPSRINITNAQAKEPATRAERKQKPIAANANSSTDPKHAQRQQMVSFVKDLPILLTDGDYPDVDHSADGIRVTIQTLRQVANAHGIPAGQLLRGISASDQCQFDEGETVLFTAHAER